CGTGAAGATCGGAAAGAATTTTGTCGTGAGTCAGCGTGCCCATCTCATTTTGCCCTATCATAAAGCGATCGACAAAGCGGCTGAACAGTCCAAAGGCTCTCGCCGGATCGGAACGACGGGGCGGGGAATTGGCCCGGCCTACGCGGATAAGATGTCGCGGGTCGGTATCCGAATGGGAGATCTGCTCAATCCGAAAGCCTTTCGCGCCAAACTCGAAGAGAATGTCGTCGAGATCAACTGGTTTCTCGAACAACTCTACAAACTGGACCGTTTCGAGGTCGACAAAGTGTTCCGGCAGTATATTGGCTATGCCGATCGGCTGAAGAGCCATATTGTCGATGCCGCCATGCTCGTGAATAAGATGATCGACCGGGGGAAGACCGTCTTGTTCGAAGGGGCGCAGGGGACACACTTGGATGTCGACTTCGGCACCTATCCCTACGTGACCTCGTCGAGTGCAACGGCCGGTGGCGCCTCAACAGGAACGGGCGTGGGACCGACCAAGATCGACGCGGTGCTCGGGGTTGTCAAAGCCTACACGACTCGTGTCGGCAGCGGGCCATTCCCCACGGAGCTGACCGGTCCGGTGGGAGAGGGACTTCAAGCACGAGGAAAAGAGTTTGGGTCGACAACGGGACGGGCGCGCCGTTGCGGCTGGTTCGATGGCGTCGTGGCGCGATACGCCACTAAAGTCAATGGACTCACCTCACTGGCCGTCACGAAACTGGACGTGCTCGATGGTTGCAAGGAACTCAAGGTCTGCACCGGCTATCGATATCAGGGAAAGCTCTATCGAGACATGCCTGCCGATCTCCAGGCGCTGACAGACTGTGAGCCTCTGTACAAAACATTCAAGGGATGGTCCGGCACGACCACCGGCGCGTCTACCTATAAACAGCTTCCCGCGGAAGCCAAACGCTATCTCGAATTCCTTGAGGACATCTCCGAATGTCCTATCGATATGATCTCCACCGGCTCGAAGCGTAGCGAAACCATCATTCTGCGCAACCCGCTCAAGATCCGCTCCCGGCGTTCGTGAATCGTGAATCGTGAATCGTTAAACGTGAAACGTCCGGATCCGGAAACGAACGACGCTGCGGACAGGTCTGTCTCGTGTAATTGGTTTGTTTGGTTTATTTGGTTGAACCATCCCAACCGAATGAACCAAATGAACCAAAAAAACGTTCTTCGTATGCTGCCTCCTAGGCATAGACCAATCGTCAGTGGTATTATTCACCCCTTCCGCTCGGTGAGCCGGTAGCTCAGTTGGTAGAGCATCGCCCTTTTAAGGCGAGGGCCCTGGGTTCGAGTCCCAGCCGGCTCACCAGTTCGAAGCCATTGTTACGCACAACCCATCTCGTCACCAGGTAGCCGATCTTCGCCTCGCCCGACGTCGTTCGTCTTCCTTGTTCATCTGGTTCATCTGGTTTCTTTGGTTTATTTCGTTCTTTTCGTTTCTCCATCCGGCCAACCAGACAAACGAGATAGATCAGACAGACCAGACAGACCATCCCCCACGTCCCACCACTCCCGCTCATCTCGCCCGTCTCGCGTCCGGATCCTTGAACCGTCAGTGGGGGGGGATCTAGCCGGCCCTCAAGGGAGAAGAGCGGACGCACGGTTCATCAGTCGCTCTGCCTCAGCCTTGTGACATCCGGGCAATTAGTGTATATACGTCACTGTGTTTACGTGGGACATTCCGAAGGCCATTGCGAACTTCGAGAAACATGGGATTCCGTTCGAAGAGGCGACCACAATCTTTGCCGACTCCGATGCGCTGGACGGGGAAGACATAGAACACTCGACGCATGAACGTCGGCGACAGCGCATAGGGCGATCATCGACAGAGCGAATTCTTTTCGTGGTCTATGCGATACGAAGGACAGAACATGAAAAAGACACGATCCGGATTATCAGCGCCAGGCAAGCGAGCCGGAAGGAACGTCAAGCATATACCCGACTCGCAAATTGATTTCTCCGACATTCCTGAAGCGACTGACGCACAATTGAGGCGCATGCATCGGGTTGGCAGACCGGCAACCGGCATGGCGAAGCAGTTGATCGCCATTCGTCTCTCGCCGCGGCTGTTGAACCAGCTTCGAAAGATGGCTGCCAAGCAAGGGAAGCCCTATCAGTCACTGATTCATGAGCTCTTAGAAAAGGCCGCCTCCAGAGCTGCGTAGGACTCGTCTGTCTTGTTCATGAGGTCTATCTGGTCTCTTTGGTTTTTCTGGTTGGTTTTCCAGTCCGGCCAACAAGATAGACCGAATAGACGAGACAGACCGGATAGACCAGATAGACCATCCCCCTGTCTCGCGTGGCCGCAAACCAGACAGCTCAAAACCCAGAACTCATAACTCAGAACTTCCTTAAAGAGCGGAGTGATTTCCCATCATGAAAAGCGTATCCTTCGGCGGCAACAAACCGCTCCGAAAGGTGAGGAATGCCTGAACAATGCTAGCTGAGCAACGGGCACCGCTCAAGAAGATCAAGCCGTTGGAATAAGGCGAATGCTGAAAGATATTGTTGAAGCCACTGCGCTGGAAGGCTACCAAGTCCGCCTCCGATTTGAAGATGGAGTAGTGGGCGAACTTGATCTCTCAGCCAGCATGCGGTTTGAGGGCGTCTTTGCCCCTCTCAAAGACCTTAATCGCTTCCGAGAACTTCGCGTGCATCCGGACCTCGGCACCATCTATTGGCCGAACGGAGCCGATCTCGATCCCGCTGTCCTCTATGCTCGTGTGACTGGAACGCCGATTCCGACCTACGAGATCAAGGCTGGCAGTCGCTAAACGTTCCCCCATCCCACCCGTCGGCTCCCTCTTGCTCCATGACCTTTCCCGTAGCATCGGCGAGCTCGTCTCGCTTGTTCATCTGGTTTCTTTGGTTTGTTTTGTTCTTTTCGTTGGTCCGGTCGGCGAACCAGACAGACCAAATAGACCAGCCCCCCGTCTCGCTCGTCCCGCTCTTCTCGCCATCTGCCTCTGTTAGGCCCGCTGGATCGACTTGGGGCTCATCCGGAGTTCCGCCGCCAATTCCTTCACCGTGAGCAACTCCTGCTTCATGCCCAGTCCTTTCTTCCGGTGTAGCTCAGCACAGGGCTGACCATACCGGTGTGAGATGATGGTGGGAAGTACCCCTGCTTAGGACAGTTAGTGACAACGGTCAGAAGCAAGCCGAAGGGAATGTAACTATGGCCCACGCGGATAGAAATTCTTACTGTTACGTAAGAAGGGCGAGCAGAAGTTTGGCTAACTAACGAGCTTGCAAACTGGATAAATTGCGCAAAACGAGCGTGCTCTACGTGTCAATCCCGGCAGGTTTGAACGTAAGTGACGGGGATGAAAGATTCCCTTTCCAGAGCCACGCGCTCCCAAGTTGGGGTGCTTTCTCAGGGAGAAAAGGGTATCCTGCGGTGGCAATAGCTGAGTGGAAACCTAGTTTGTCTGGGGTTGTCTTGGGTAAAACAATCTGGGAAGGCTGCGGCTCCGAATGAATTTATGATCGCAAGCCCCGCTCTCGTATTTTCCCTGGAAGTCTAGAGCGAGAACGAATCTTTTGACGGCAACATACTCAAGTGCCCCCCGCCGCACTTGAGCTTTCAGCAATACCGCTAGAGTAATGCAACTACCTGATGGGCTCTACGACAAGTTCGTTACTGAATCGGTGGCGCAGTTAATAGCTGGCCTTCGAGATCCATCTTGCCGCACGCTTTCATCACTGCCTTCGGAAGAAGTACCAGAGCGAATCGCGGACGCTCTCGCCAAGCAGATGACACTTCTGCTCGACGAACTCGACGGATATGGAGCTGAGAAAGCAAAACGACAGCTCGCTCTCGTCAACGCACTGCTGGTTCACCTCAGACAGCAGGAGGCGGGAAGCGTGGACCTGCTGGTGGAGCCGCCTCAGATACTCCGAGCAGTACATAGCATCGGAGCTGCAACGGAAGCTCCAGAGACTGGGCTCGCTATTCCTTGGCTTTTTACTGCGGGCAAAGGTTCCCCATCTCTTCTGACAGAACTTCGCCGTGAGATTGCCTGCTGCGACCAAGTGGACATCGTAGTCAGCTTTATCACCGTGGCGGGCGTCCGAAAGTTGTTCG
This Nitrospirota bacterium DNA region includes the following protein-coding sequences:
- a CDS encoding BrnT family toxin, with amino-acid sequence MYVTVFTWDIPKAIANFEKHGIPFEEATTIFADSDALDGEDIEHSTHERRRQRIGRSSTERILFVVYAIRRTEHEKDTIRIISARQASRKERQAYTRLAN
- a CDS encoding BrnA antitoxin family protein, coding for MKKTRSGLSAPGKRAGRNVKHIPDSQIDFSDIPEATDAQLRRMHRVGRPATGMAKQLIAIRLSPRLLNQLRKMAAKQGKPYQSLIHELLEKAASRAA
- a CDS encoding DUF2442 domain-containing protein translates to MLKDIVEATALEGYQVRLRFEDGVVGELDLSASMRFEGVFAPLKDLNRFRELRVHPDLGTIYWPNGADLDPAVLYARVTGTPIPTYEIKAGSR
- a CDS encoding adenylosuccinate synthase; translation: MGNLVVIGAQWGDEGKGKIVDILASDVDAVVRYQGGSNAGHTVINDRGTFVFHLIPSGILYRGTLCVIGNGVVVDPASLIEELDHLQTQGVKIGKNFVVSQRAHLILPYHKAIDKAAEQSKGSRRIGTTGRGIGPAYADKMSRVGIRMGDLLNPKAFRAKLEENVVEINWFLEQLYKLDRFEVDKVFRQYIGYADRLKSHIVDAAMLVNKMIDRGKTVLFEGAQGTHLDVDFGTYPYVTSSSATAGGASTGTGVGPTKIDAVLGVVKAYTTRVGSGPFPTELTGPVGEGLQARGKEFGSTTGRARRCGWFDGVVARYATKVNGLTSLAVTKLDVLDGCKELKVCTGYRYQGKLYRDMPADLQALTDCEPLYKTFKGWSGTTTGASTYKQLPAEAKRYLEFLEDISECPIDMISTGSKRSETIILRNPLKIRSRRS